In Sphingobacterium thalpophilum, a genomic segment contains:
- a CDS encoding cation transporter, whose product MESKEFQFKTNLTCGGCVSKVSADLDSVDGIYEWNVDTTNADKILTVKAEGVSEEEIIEIIKKKGFNATACSA is encoded by the coding sequence ATGGAAAGCAAAGAATTTCAATTTAAAACAAACCTTACTTGTGGGGGATGCGTGTCCAAAGTAAGCGCTGATCTGGATAGTGTAGACGGTATCTATGAATGGAATGTTGACACCACAAATGCAGACAAAATTCTGACTGTAAAAGCTGAAGGCGTTTCGGAGGAAGAAATCATTGAAATTATCAAAAAGAAGGGCTTTAATGCCACGGCCTGCTCCGCCTAA
- a CDS encoding transposase, translating to MQEAERKLLSLLMPEGLLEYFQILEVDQVDNQLHIYLDELNIAPTGYQNSKLESKGFMPSTEISDFPIRGQKVTLHIRRRRWTVLDTGEIITRDWNLVREGARMTTEFGLFLKKIFG from the coding sequence TTGCAAGAAGCCGAACGTAAATTACTGTCCCTATTGATGCCCGAAGGGCTATTGGAATACTTTCAGATTTTAGAAGTCGATCAGGTTGACAATCAGCTCCACATTTATTTAGATGAGCTTAATATTGCTCCGACAGGCTATCAGAACAGCAAGTTGGAGTCAAAGGGCTTCATGCCTTCCACTGAGATTTCAGACTTTCCCATTCGAGGCCAGAAAGTTACGCTACATATCCGCCGTCGTCGCTGGACGGTCCTGGATACCGGAGAGATCATCACAAGAGATTGGAATCTGGTGCGTGAGGGTGCTCGAATGACTACGGAATTCGGGCTTTTTTTAAAGAAGATATTTGGATAA
- a CDS encoding DeoR/GlpR family DNA-binding transcription regulator, with protein sequence MISKEERHDFILVKIKKERKLVMTELAAELGVSEHTVRRDLKELSDAGLLRAIRGGATLRSNLPFDIYYRNNLDVMEKQAIAEKSITLLKDHQVVFFDGGTTTQAIAGNIPDSLNLTVVTHSLPIANILANLPNISLIFAGGAFCKSSLTMQGQQTISTFEEIYADVSFIGVCSLDPYRGLTARTREETAIKRVLCKNSMNIVAATTSNKLDTLASFLTCRASDISYLITEKDPSDRILQPYVEQGITIL encoded by the coding sequence ATGATATCCAAAGAAGAACGTCACGATTTTATATTAGTTAAAATCAAAAAGGAAAGGAAATTAGTAATGACAGAGTTAGCGGCCGAACTTGGTGTCTCTGAGCATACCGTCCGACGTGATCTTAAAGAACTATCTGACGCTGGCTTGCTCCGCGCTATTCGAGGGGGAGCCACGTTACGGTCAAACTTACCATTCGATATATACTACCGAAATAACCTTGATGTTATGGAGAAACAAGCCATAGCAGAAAAATCGATCACACTATTGAAAGATCATCAAGTCGTCTTTTTTGACGGTGGCACAACAACACAGGCAATTGCTGGCAACATTCCAGATAGCCTAAACCTTACTGTGGTCACACATAGTCTCCCGATAGCCAATATACTTGCAAACCTCCCAAACATCAGCTTGATTTTCGCGGGTGGCGCTTTCTGCAAATCATCTCTTACGATGCAGGGACAGCAAACTATTTCTACCTTTGAAGAAATATATGCGGATGTCAGCTTCATAGGTGTATGTAGCCTGGACCCCTATCGTGGACTTACGGCAAGAACTCGCGAAGAAACAGCTATCAAAAGAGTACTATGTAAAAATTCAATGAACATTGTTGCTGCCACAACGAGCAATAAGCTCGATACCCTGGCATCTTTTCTAACATGCCGCGCATCTGATATCAGTTATTTAATTACAGAAAAGGATCCTTCTGATCGCATTTTGCAGCCTTATGTCGAACAAGGTATTACAATTTTATAA
- a CDS encoding cation diffusion facilitator family transporter, giving the protein MSELQEQTAVRTTYFSIVGNASLALLKWLAGFFGNSYALIADAIESTADIFSSFLVLLGLKYAQRPADDNHPYGHGRVEPLITFIVVGFLIVSATIIAYESIENIGTPHDLPKPWTLFVLGGIIVWKEISYRIVMKKSKETNSSSLRADAWHHRSDAITSVAAFIGISIALLLGKGYENADDYAALFAAGFILYNCYHIFRPALGEIMDENVYDEVIDNIRQEALKVYGIKATEKCFVRKSGAKYHVDLHAIVDSEITVREGHELAHKLKDHLVAHIPDLGHVMIHIEPDECLWESN; this is encoded by the coding sequence ATGTCCGAACTTCAAGAGCAGACTGCAGTCAGAACGACTTATTTTAGTATTGTAGGTAATGCATCACTGGCATTATTAAAATGGTTAGCTGGTTTCTTTGGAAACTCTTATGCGCTGATAGCGGATGCAATTGAGTCAACGGCAGATATTTTCTCTTCATTTCTAGTGCTCCTCGGTTTAAAATATGCGCAACGACCTGCCGACGACAATCACCCTTATGGCCATGGTCGGGTAGAACCACTCATTACATTTATTGTCGTTGGTTTTCTTATTGTTTCTGCAACCATAATCGCTTATGAAAGTATTGAGAATATAGGAACGCCACATGACCTGCCAAAGCCTTGGACCTTATTTGTTCTGGGTGGGATCATTGTGTGGAAAGAGATTTCTTATAGGATCGTTATGAAGAAAAGTAAAGAAACTAATAGTTCTTCACTTCGTGCAGACGCTTGGCATCATCGAAGCGATGCGATAACGTCAGTTGCAGCTTTCATTGGGATATCTATTGCATTGTTGCTCGGAAAGGGATATGAAAATGCGGATGACTACGCGGCATTATTTGCCGCTGGATTTATACTTTATAACTGTTACCATATTTTCAGACCGGCGCTTGGCGAGATCATGGATGAAAATGTATACGATGAGGTCATTGACAATATCCGGCAAGAAGCATTAAAAGTATATGGGATAAAAGCCACGGAAAAATGTTTTGTCCGCAAATCGGGGGCTAAATATCACGTCGATCTGCACGCTATTGTCGATAGTGAAATTACGGTAAGAGAAGGGCATGAGCTGGCGCATAAACTCAAAGACCACTTGGTTGCGCATATTCCTGATCTTGGTCATGTGATGATCCATATTGAACCGGACGAATGCCTTTGGGAATCAAATTAA
- a CDS encoding TlpA disulfide reductase family protein has product MKQKTMNIRYNKGIIFFGLAALSTSLFFGCGNTGTKNEAKAEKVEGPAEAIADTATTTQELSFKDKEGKVLQLSALKGKVVFINFWATWCPPCIHELPSIDQLRQSLKDNKDIVFLMVDIDGDMEKSSAFMAENKYDLPLYIAAGEIPAEFLGQSIPTTVILDKAGKIVERLEGSRDYGAPEIKKALEDIASGS; this is encoded by the coding sequence ATGAAACAGAAGACGATGAATATTAGGTATAATAAAGGAATTATTTTTTTTGGTCTTGCGGCTTTATCGACCAGTTTATTTTTTGGCTGTGGAAACACAGGCACTAAAAATGAGGCCAAGGCCGAAAAGGTAGAGGGACCTGCTGAAGCTATTGCTGACACTGCAACCACAACGCAGGAGTTATCTTTTAAGGATAAAGAGGGTAAGGTTCTTCAATTAAGTGCTTTAAAAGGTAAGGTCGTGTTTATTAATTTCTGGGCGACCTGGTGTCCCCCATGTATTCATGAACTACCTTCTATTGACCAGCTTAGGCAATCGCTTAAAGATAATAAAGATATCGTTTTTCTCATGGTAGATATTGATGGCGACATGGAAAAGTCTTCAGCATTCATGGCCGAAAACAAGTATGATCTACCACTTTACATAGCAGCGGGTGAAATTCCTGCAGAATTCTTAGGACAGTCCATACCAACAACGGTTATCTTGGATAAAGCGGGTAAGATCGTAGAGCGTCTGGAAGGAAGCCGTGACTATGGGGCCCCTGAGATAAAAAAAGCATTGGAGGATATCGCGAGCGGTAGCTAA
- a CDS encoding retropepsin-like aspartic protease gives MNLPANHFKKCVSICFLLFITIQLNFGQSNSTKFNKLYQLIASKDFFTARDLFRVNKPFLNANEQVFILAILDNAFNKPIASNKKIALLSAATEELPDTLRLKLWRVQEDNFVKLKDYAGAKQTIQKILLDFDPLLSTDTRADLRNNLKIWSALEHVRPQLIEINADTRLKMTKDKAGLKNLTLTVNGDTASFIFDTGANLSTVTESVAKRLHIDLIRADIDVDAVTGVSIKADLAVCKQLKLGSINISNAIFLVFPDSALCIPQIGYQINGIIGFPVIEALQEVQLTQDDFFIVPKIPTVSWKASNLAIDGLSPLIAIDGKHYTFDTGAEKTILYAPFIQFN, from the coding sequence ATGAATCTCCCAGCAAATCATTTCAAAAAATGCGTATCAATATGTTTCCTGTTATTCATCACCATCCAGCTTAATTTCGGACAATCCAACTCAACTAAATTCAACAAACTATATCAGCTAATAGCATCAAAAGATTTCTTCACTGCCCGCGACCTGTTTAGGGTAAATAAACCTTTCTTAAACGCCAATGAGCAAGTTTTTATTTTGGCAATACTCGATAACGCCTTTAACAAACCCATCGCTTCAAACAAAAAAATAGCACTATTGAGCGCAGCAACAGAAGAATTACCCGACACACTGCGACTAAAATTATGGCGTGTTCAGGAAGATAATTTTGTCAAACTGAAAGATTACGCGGGGGCAAAACAGACAATCCAGAAAATCCTACTCGACTTCGATCCTTTGCTGTCAACAGATACAAGAGCGGATCTCAGAAACAATCTAAAAATCTGGTCAGCACTTGAACATGTGCGGCCACAGCTTATAGAGATCAACGCCGATACCCGTCTTAAAATGACGAAAGATAAAGCCGGGTTGAAGAATCTAACACTAACAGTCAACGGCGATACGGCAAGTTTTATATTTGATACCGGAGCAAACCTATCGACAGTCACAGAGTCCGTGGCCAAACGTCTTCATATCGATCTTATCCGTGCAGATATTGATGTAGACGCCGTTACCGGTGTTTCTATCAAAGCCGATTTGGCCGTTTGTAAACAATTAAAACTTGGTAGCATCAACATTTCAAACGCAATATTCCTGGTTTTCCCAGACAGCGCACTTTGTATCCCGCAAATTGGCTATCAGATCAATGGTATAATAGGCTTCCCTGTTATTGAAGCACTGCAAGAAGTACAGCTTACACAGGATGATTTTTTTATTGTGCCCAAGATACCTACAGTTTCATGGAAAGCATCAAATCTTGCAATAGATGGGTTATCACCGCTTATTGCCATTGACGGAAAGCACTATACTTTTGATACAGGAGCTGAAAAAACAATCCTTTATGCACCATTTATCCAATTTAATTAA
- a CDS encoding glycoside hydrolase family 130 protein: MNIIVKIAGSILFVFLCGCSVQPAGKLKKEQWVLGGFERPKGVNPIIEPDTSSVFYDPMLKKEIRWEDNDTFNPAAVVRGDSIYVIYRAEDRTGKAIGHRTSRLGLAASADGIHFERLKTPIFYPGPDEQQDNEWPGGTEDPRIAQTEDGRFVLFYTQWNRKVPRLGVAISTDLKHWTKYGPIFKNSRNRRTLVNEPHKSASIVTTLKGNKQVIAKINGKYWLYWGEHGVYGATSDNLIDWEPVTDNRGTLKAFISPRDGYFDSSLTECGPPAVLTDKGIVLLYNGKNHAEKGDVRFNKNTYSAGQVLFSPRDPTSVLARMDVPFLRPMESFEKSGQYIDGTVFIEGLVFFKQKWFLYYGCADSKVAVAIYDPRHPGLMDPVPEL; the protein is encoded by the coding sequence ATGAATATTATCGTAAAAATTGCAGGCTCTATTCTGTTCGTCTTTTTATGCGGCTGCAGCGTGCAGCCTGCTGGAAAGCTTAAAAAAGAACAATGGGTATTAGGAGGCTTTGAACGGCCCAAAGGTGTCAATCCAATTATTGAGCCCGATACGAGTTCCGTATTTTATGATCCAATGCTGAAGAAAGAAATTCGATGGGAGGACAACGACACTTTTAATCCTGCTGCAGTAGTAAGGGGAGATAGTATCTATGTCATTTATCGTGCAGAAGATCGGACAGGAAAAGCTATTGGCCACCGGACCTCCCGATTGGGGTTAGCAGCTAGTGCTGACGGTATTCATTTTGAACGACTGAAAACGCCTATATTCTATCCGGGGCCTGATGAGCAGCAAGATAACGAGTGGCCTGGCGGGACAGAAGATCCTCGGATAGCACAGACTGAGGATGGGCGTTTTGTGCTATTTTATACCCAATGGAACCGAAAGGTACCGCGGCTTGGTGTAGCAATATCCACTGATCTGAAACACTGGACTAAATACGGTCCTATTTTTAAGAACTCGAGAAATAGGCGCACTCTAGTCAATGAACCGCATAAATCGGCTTCTATTGTGACTACATTGAAAGGTAACAAACAGGTTATAGCTAAAATCAATGGGAAATATTGGTTGTACTGGGGAGAACATGGTGTTTATGGCGCCACATCCGATAATTTGATTGACTGGGAACCCGTAACAGATAATAGAGGTACACTGAAAGCCTTCATTTCGCCGAGGGATGGTTACTTTGATAGTTCGTTGACAGAGTGCGGTCCTCCAGCAGTTTTGACTGATAAAGGAATTGTATTGCTATACAATGGTAAGAATCATGCTGAGAAAGGGGATGTGCGTTTTAATAAAAATACCTATTCCGCTGGACAGGTTTTATTTAGTCCACGAGATCCGACAAGCGTATTGGCTCGAATGGATGTTCCGTTTTTACGCCCCATGGAATCTTTCGAAAAAAGTGGACAATATATAGATGGAACGGTTTTTATCGAAGGATTGGTCTTTTTTAAACAAAAATGGTTTTTATATTATGGTTGTGCGGACTCTAAAGTTGCTGTGGCTATTTATGATCCGCGCCATCCAGGGCTTATGGATCCTGTGCCTGAACTGTAA
- a CDS encoding transposase codes for MDNHPVSAQLVGLFFQMDGKQLQDQYKNHLSDFQDWDQKPHAEQWTLFPDNISEHLSIDETSFSNGELYTIVSSKSAKGRKGTILATIRGTKAEDIIAVLERIPLKLRNKVREVTMDMAPNMAKAIRRCFRNARRVIDRFHVQKLAYDAVQELRIKYRWEVLDAESKKIMESRKRGIPYDPELLPNGDTLKQLLARSRHLLFKHPSRWSESQKRRAELLFIRFPKLKQAYDLGVALGDIFNKCRDKKVAFTKLGLWHNQVENAGIASFESVARSIAAHHQYILHYFDNRSTNASAESFNAKLKAFRSVFRGVRDTTFFLYRVMKLYA; via the coding sequence TTGGATAATCATCCTGTAAGCGCCCAATTGGTAGGTCTGTTCTTCCAAATGGACGGTAAGCAACTACAGGATCAATACAAGAACCATCTCAGTGACTTCCAGGACTGGGACCAAAAGCCACACGCAGAGCAATGGACCCTTTTTCCTGATAACATATCGGAACACCTGAGCATCGATGAGACCAGCTTTAGCAACGGTGAACTTTACACGATCGTAAGCAGTAAATCAGCAAAGGGCAGGAAGGGAACCATATTGGCTACCATAAGAGGGACAAAGGCGGAAGATATTATTGCTGTATTAGAGCGCATTCCACTTAAACTAAGGAACAAAGTTAGGGAAGTAACGATGGATATGGCCCCCAATATGGCAAAGGCTATCCGTAGGTGTTTCAGAAATGCCAGAAGGGTTATCGATCGGTTTCATGTACAAAAACTTGCTTATGATGCTGTTCAGGAACTCCGTATCAAATACCGATGGGAAGTCTTAGATGCAGAAAGCAAAAAAATAATGGAATCGCGAAAACGGGGTATCCCATATGACCCCGAGTTGTTGCCTAATGGTGATACGCTCAAACAGCTATTAGCTAGGTCGAGACACCTCCTGTTCAAGCATCCAAGTCGATGGTCGGAAAGCCAAAAACGCCGTGCAGAACTGCTGTTCATCAGGTTTCCCAAGCTAAAACAGGCTTATGATCTTGGAGTTGCCTTAGGTGACATCTTCAATAAATGCAGGGATAAAAAAGTTGCTTTCACAAAGTTAGGACTGTGGCACAACCAGGTTGAGAACGCGGGTATTGCTTCATTCGAGAGTGTCGCAAGATCCATTGCAGCACATCATCAATACATTCTCCACTACTTCGACAATAGAAGCACCAATGCATCCGCAGAGTCCTTCAATGCAAAACTCAAAGCTTTCAGGAGCGTCTTCCGTGGAGTAAGGGATACAACATTCTTCCTGTACAGAGTGATGAAATTGTATGCTTAA
- the rpiA gene encoding ribose 5-phosphate isomerase A, which produces MNNLKQEAAKAALQLLEPDQFIGLGVGSTIAYFIELIASRVSFKSSLKFTSPSLETKILLQENGLICIDNSTIATLDYYFDSCDQVDIHLNAFKSGGGVHTGEKIMANMAKQFILLVDGAKMVDKLTTKYPLCVEIIPDAWLSVLKELKSSYSSAISNIVLRKSEQKSGPLLSERGNFLADIYFSKLPDIFDLNKQIKLITGVVEHSLFYQLCSVCLRATEDGVTHHFANRIVESNTDKKSTQ; this is translated from the coding sequence ATGAACAATCTCAAACAGGAAGCCGCCAAAGCTGCTCTTCAACTTTTAGAACCTGATCAATTCATTGGACTAGGTGTTGGATCAACAATAGCTTATTTCATTGAATTAATTGCCAGTAGGGTCAGTTTTAAATCCAGCCTGAAATTTACATCGCCTTCTTTGGAAACCAAAATACTGCTCCAAGAAAATGGTCTTATTTGTATTGATAACAGTACCATAGCAACGCTGGATTATTATTTTGACAGCTGTGATCAGGTGGACATTCATTTAAATGCGTTCAAAAGTGGCGGCGGCGTACATACAGGTGAAAAGATTATGGCGAATATGGCAAAGCAATTTATTCTCTTGGTCGATGGCGCAAAGATGGTCGATAAACTGACCACAAAATATCCGCTATGTGTTGAAATTATTCCCGACGCCTGGCTATCGGTACTTAAAGAACTAAAATCAAGCTATTCTTCAGCGATATCAAACATTGTATTACGAAAATCTGAACAAAAATCGGGGCCTCTACTATCTGAGAGAGGTAATTTCCTGGCAGACATTTATTTTTCTAAACTGCCTGATATTTTTGATTTGAATAAACAAATCAAACTCATTACAGGCGTTGTAGAACATTCACTTTTTTATCAACTGTGTTCGGTATGTCTTCGAGCAACAGAAGATGGCGTAACACATCACTTTGCAAACCGCATTGTAGAATCGAACACGGACAAAAAAAGCACGCAATAG
- a CDS encoding Gfo/Idh/MocA family oxidoreductase, which translates to MKHTQINTGILSFGMSGRVFHAPFIHTNPHFNLSAVVERSKKNAHEFYPAIKSYDNITELLADESIELVIVNTPNYTHFQYAKDALEAGKHVLIEKPAVDDSTQFDTLLAISKKQGKDLFFYQNRRYDSHFLDIKKVIESGELGKLIEVHFRFDRYKMELGQKYFKEDTQYISNGITYDLGPHLIDQAISLFGKPVKFTKTTSINRPDSKVADYFHYHLYYPAGLNVYLTGSLLVASPQPAFVLHGTKGSFIKNMTDVQEQQLLDGMLPDDPSYGLEPAGLEGKLVTIDVSNQKHESLVTPHTGDYNQLFEAIYESLRNNIDYPIKADQIKWQIQLLEAENT; encoded by the coding sequence ATGAAACACACTCAAATTAACACAGGAATACTAAGTTTTGGCATGTCAGGACGTGTTTTTCACGCGCCATTTATACATACCAATCCACATTTCAATCTCAGCGCTGTTGTAGAACGGTCGAAAAAAAACGCACATGAATTTTATCCGGCAATAAAAAGCTACGATAATATAACTGAATTACTAGCGGATGAAAGCATCGAACTGGTCATTGTGAACACACCAAACTATACCCATTTCCAATATGCAAAAGACGCCCTAGAGGCAGGAAAACACGTTTTGATAGAAAAACCTGCCGTTGATGATTCTACACAATTCGATACGCTTCTTGCCATCAGCAAAAAACAAGGAAAAGACTTATTTTTCTATCAAAACAGACGATATGATAGTCACTTTTTAGACATTAAAAAAGTGATCGAAAGTGGAGAATTAGGAAAGCTGATTGAAGTGCATTTCAGATTTGATCGCTATAAAATGGAATTGGGACAAAAATACTTTAAGGAAGATACGCAGTATATTTCCAATGGTATCACTTATGACCTAGGTCCGCACCTTATTGATCAGGCAATCTCACTTTTTGGAAAACCGGTTAAATTTACCAAGACAACATCCATCAACAGACCCGATTCTAAAGTTGCAGATTATTTTCACTATCATCTTTATTATCCAGCTGGACTGAACGTGTATTTAACAGGCAGTTTACTTGTCGCCTCTCCGCAGCCCGCCTTTGTCTTACATGGTACAAAAGGGAGTTTTATCAAGAATATGACGGATGTGCAAGAACAGCAATTGCTAGATGGTATGTTGCCCGACGATCCATCTTATGGCCTTGAGCCAGCCGGCCTCGAGGGAAAACTTGTTACGATAGACGTATCAAATCAAAAACATGAGTCTTTAGTAACGCCACATACAGGAGATTACAATCAGCTGTTTGAAGCCATTTATGAAAGCTTAAGAAATAATATCGATTACCCTATTAAAGCGGATCAGATTAAATGGCAGATTCAATTGCTTGAAGCTGAAAACACCTAA
- a CDS encoding transposase yields the protein MDNHPVSAQLVGLFFQMDGKQLQDQYKNHLSDFQDWDQKPHAEQWTLFPDNISEHLSIDETSFSNGELYTIVSSKSAKGRKGTILATIRGTKAEDIIAVLERIPLKLRNKVREVTMDMAPNMAKAIRRCFRNARRVIDRFHVQKLAYDAVQELRIKYRWEVLDAESKKIMESRKRGIPYDPELLPNGDTLKQLLARSRHLLFKHPSRWSESQKRRAELLFIRFPKLKQAYDLGVALGDIFNKCRDKKVAFTKLGLWHNQVENAGIASFESVARSIAAHHQYILHYFDNRSTNASAKSFNAKLKAFRSVFRGVRDTTFFLYRVMKLYA from the coding sequence TTGGATAATCATCCTGTAAGCGCCCAATTGGTAGGTCTGTTCTTCCAAATGGACGGTAAGCAACTACAGGATCAATACAAGAACCATCTCAGTGACTTCCAGGACTGGGACCAAAAGCCACACGCAGAGCAATGGACCCTTTTTCCTGATAACATATCGGAACACCTGAGCATCGATGAGACCAGCTTTAGCAACGGTGAACTTTACACGATCGTAAGCAGTAAATCAGCAAAGGGCAGGAAGGGAACCATATTGGCTACCATAAGAGGGACAAAGGCGGAAGATATTATTGCTGTATTAGAGCGCATTCCACTTAAACTAAGGAACAAAGTTAGGGAAGTAACGATGGATATGGCCCCCAATATGGCAAAGGCTATCCGTAGGTGTTTCAGAAATGCCAGAAGGGTTATCGATCGGTTTCATGTACAAAAACTTGCTTATGATGCTGTTCAGGAACTCCGTATCAAATACCGATGGGAAGTCTTAGATGCAGAAAGCAAAAAAATAATGGAATCGCGAAAACGGGGTATCCCATATGACCCCGAGTTGTTGCCTAATGGTGATACGCTCAAACAGCTATTAGCTAGGTCGAGACACCTCCTGTTCAAGCATCCAAGTCGATGGTCGGAAAGCCAAAAACGCCGTGCAGAACTGCTGTTCATCAGGTTTCCCAAGCTAAAACAGGCTTATGATCTTGGAGTTGCCTTAGGTGACATCTTCAATAAATGCAGGGATAAAAAAGTTGCTTTCACAAAGTTAGGACTGTGGCACAACCAGGTTGAGAACGCGGGTATTGCTTCATTCGAGAGTGTCGCAAGATCCATTGCAGCACATCATCAATACATTCTCCACTACTTCGACAATAGAAGCACCAATGCATCCGCAAAGTCCTTCAATGCAAAACTCAAAGCTTTCAGGAGCGTCTTCCGTGGAGTAAGGGATACAACATTCTTCCTGTACAGAGTGATGAAATTGTATGCTTAA